One part of the Cinclus cinclus chromosome 20, bCinCin1.1, whole genome shotgun sequence genome encodes these proteins:
- the LOC134052130 gene encoding urotensin-2 receptor-like, with protein MSLSDELESHFSATPYMVTDTSEDSVFRIRPNVSTNGTGDGALAGSTEDMIAICTIGAILSLMCVVGVTGNVYTLLVMCHYLRSSASMYIYIINLALADLLYLLTIPFIVGTYFIQKWYFGDVGCRILFSLDFLTMHASIFTLTVMSTERYFAVLKPLDTVKRSKSYRKAIAVVIWLVSLLLTLPMLIMIQLVQRDNKSICLPTWSKLSYKVYLTILFGTSIVGPGVVIGYLYIRLAKIYWVSQTASFKQTKRLPNQKVLYLIFTIVLVFWACFLPFWIWQLLFQYYESFPLSPKVMKNINYLTTCLTYSNSCINPFLYTLLTKNYREYLKNRQRSLSSSSGYFQRRNRFQRISGRSLSTSSQHCTETYILAHAPLGNSSA; from the coding sequence TGTCCCTAAGTGACGAGCTGGAGAGCCACTTCTCTGCCACCCCCTACATGGTAACAGACACAAGTGAGGACAGCGTGTTCAGAATCAGGCCCAACGTCTCCACCAATGGCACCGGGGACGGCGCACTGGCCGGTTCCACGGAGGACATGATTGCCATCTGCACCATCGGGGCCATCCTGTCCCTCATGTGCGTGGTCGGGGTCACGGGCAACGTCTACACCCTGCTGGTGATGTGCCACTACCTGCGGTCCTCAGCCTCCATGTACATTTACATCATCAACCTGGCCCTGGCCGACCTGCTCTACCTCCTCACCATCCCCTTCATCGTCGGCACCTACTTCATTCAGAAGTGGTACTTTGGAGACGTTGGCTGTCGCATCCTGTTCAGCCTGGACTTCCTCACCATGCACGCCAGCATCTTCACCCTCACAGTCATGAGCACGGAGCGCTACTTTGCCGTGCTGAAGCCCCTGGACACGGTGAAGAGGTCCAAGAGCTACCGCAAGGCCATTGCTGTGGTCATCTGGCTGGTGTCACTGCTGCTCACCCTCCCCATGCTCATCATGATCCAGCTGGTGCAAAGGGACAACAAAAGCATCTGCCTGCCCACCTGGAGCAAGCTGTCCTACAAAGTCTATCTCACCATCCTTTTTGGCACCAGCATCGTGGGCCCGGGGGTGGTCATTGGCTACCTTTACATCCGCCTGGCCAAGATCTACTGGGTGTCGCAGACGGCGTCCTTCAAGCAGACCAAGCGGCTGCCCAACCAGAAGGTGCTCTATTTAATCTTTACCATAGTGCTGGTCTTCTGGGCTTGCTTCTTGCCTTTCTGGATATGGCAGCTCCTCTTCCAGTATTATGAATCCTTCCCTTTATCTCCCAAGGTGATGAAGAACATCAATTACTTGACAACATGCCTGACCTACAGCAACAGCTGCATCAACCCCTTCCTCTACACCCTGCTCACCAAAAACTACCGGGAGTACCTGAAGAACAGGCAGCggtccctcagcagcagcagtgggtaCTTCCAGAGGAGGAATCGTTTTCAGAGGATTTCAGGGAGATCCCTGTCCAcgagcagccagcactgcacagagACTTACATCCTTGCTCACGCTCCGCTGGGAAACAGCAGTGCCTGA